The DNA region ATTCTTTGATCGAACAGTCGTATCGCCCAACCAGGCAGCAGGAACGCAGCTGGCCCGGCTTCAAACGGCAGCGTCGAACGCAGGAATTCCTTGCGCTGCACGCCGGAGTCTCGAACCTCTCCTGCCATGCCCGAACCAGCTTCCCCGCTGCCCTCGGACGAAGGCACCAAACCGCAAGCATTGCTACTCCGGCCCTGCTGAGCTTAAGTGGCCAAAACCAGTACAACTGTCGAAGGTAGCCAGTGCTCGACGCCAGCCGAAGCGGCACCTTCGCGGGGAGCTTTCGTGGGCACAACCTCAAGCGGCTTATCGGCAGCGTTCCGGTGAACGGCTTCAAGCCGATCCCGGGTTGAGGTCGTGCCCGTAGAGGCCGGTGCTTACGGTTTCCGTCTCAGCGCGATGATGTTGTCTGTGATAACGCCAATTTCCCCGTTCGGCCCCTTCGCTTCGGTCACCGCGCGCTCTGGGGAGCCGAGGAACAACAGGTCCCACTGACTCAGCTCCAGATTGATGGTGTCGAGCGCTTCCTGCGCAGTCGGAAACTGCCTGACCTGGGGGGCCCAGGAGGGAGCGGAGGCGTGCTCGACGACCAGCAGCACGCCTCCAGGCTGGACGGCCGCGGCGGCCTTGCGCAGAACCTCATCGCGCGGGAAGGCCACAGGGGATTGCAGGTACAGCGCGTAGACGAAGGAAAACTGGCCTGTGGGGAAAGTGGCGGCCAGATCATGCTGCTGAAATGCGGTCCGTGCGGTGACGCCGGCGTTCGCGGCATGCTGGGCGGCGCGCGAGAGGGCGGTGGCGGAGATGTCCACGCCTGTGACCTGCCAGCCGCGCTGAGCGAGCCAGACAGCGCTGTTGCCTTCGCTGCACCCCAGGTCCAGCGCGGTGTCCGTCGGGAGGGTTTCGGACCACCGGGCCATGATGGCGTTGGGGCG from Deinococcus humi includes:
- a CDS encoding class I SAM-dependent methyltransferase, with amino-acid sequence MITSTPPQPDPNEAATYWETRYQTQPKPWTGRPNAIMARWSETLPTDTALDLGCSEGNSAVWLAQRGWQVTGVDISATALSRAAQHAANAGVTARTAFQQHDLAATFPTGQFSFVYALYLQSPVAFPRDEVLRKAAAAVQPGGVLLVVEHASAPSWAPQVRQFPTAQEALDTINLELSQWDLLFLGSPERAVTEAKGPNGEIGVITDNIIALRRKP